GTTGAACTACCAATGGGTGCTACTGCGGTCGATTTTGCGTATGCAGTTCATACCGACGTAGGCAATACCTGTGTAGGCGCGCGTGTTAACCGCAAACCTTACCCGCTAAGTAAACCACTAGACACAGGCCAAACAATTGAAGTGATCACCAGTTCAGGCGCTCACCCTAATGCAACTTGGCTTAACTTTATTGTGACGGGTAAAGCGCGCTTAGGTATTCGTAATTACCTTAAGAGTCAGCATCATGAAGAAGCTATGTTGCTTGGTAGACGCTTACTCGACTCTGCACTAGGCGAAAACAAGCTAGATAGTATTCCTGATGAAAATATTGCACGCGTTCTTGAAGAGCATGAGCTTTCGACCTTACTTGAGCTGCTTGTAGAAATTGGCGCTGGTAATTTAATGAGCGTACTCATAGCCAAGCGTTTGTTGCAAAATGATTCTGACGACTTGACCGACATAACTAAACAAGCCAAAGCGACCATTATTGGAACAGAAGGCATGTTAGTCAATTACTCTAAATGTTGCCGTCCTGTCCCAGGTGATGCAATTACTGCACACATAAGCCAAGGTAAAGGATTAACAGTTCATCGCCAAGAATGTAAAAATATTCGTGGCTGGGAAAGTGAACGATCTAAATACTTGGTCGTAAAATGGGATGATAACCCTGAAAAAGAATACATAGCAGCCCTTAGGGTAGAGATTATTAATCATCAAGGTGCGTTAGCTAAGTTAACCAACGTAGTTGCCACAACCCACGCTAATATTGTTGAAATAGCGACTGACGAAAAAGAAAGTAATTTATATGTGATAGACCTTGGAGTCACGGTTAAAAACCGTGTCCACGTTGCCAACATTATGCGAAAAATTCGCGTAATGCCTGATGTGCAAAAAGTCTACCGAAAAAAATAACATAGGAAAAACATGAACAAAGCATTTATATCCACCGAAAAAGCACCTGCAGCAATAGGTACTTATAGCCAAGCAGTTAAAGTTGGCACTGCAGTATACTTGTCTGGTCAAATTCCATTAGTACCTGAGACTATGGAAGTTATATCAGAAGACTTTAGTGAACAAACACATCAAGTATTTAAAAATATCACAGCAGTGTGTGAAGAAGCCGGTGGTAAAATTCAAGACTTAGTTAAAGTAAATATTTATTTAACTGATTTATCTAACTTTGCTGTCGTTAACGAAGTAATGAGCCAGTACTTTAAGCAACCATACCCTGCACGTGCAGCAGTTGGTGTACGTGCTTTACCAAAAGGTGTACAAGTTGAGATTGACGGAATAATGGAACTGCCTTCAACTAACTAATATTTTCCTGAGCTATAGACCCATTCTATAGCTCACACCTGTCCTATTTTTATACTATATTGTTATTCTTACTATCTTGACTCCGTCTTCAATTTCTATCACTCTGTAACTATGTCATTAATTTACTAAAACTTTAGTGGTTAAAAAGGATTAGCTGTGTTTAAGCTTG
The window above is part of the Pseudoalteromonas marina genome. Proteins encoded here:
- a CDS encoding RidA family protein; this encodes MNKAFISTEKAPAAIGTYSQAVKVGTAVYLSGQIPLVPETMEVISEDFSEQTHQVFKNITAVCEEAGGKIQDLVKVNIYLTDLSNFAVVNEVMSQYFKQPYPARAAVGVRALPKGVQVEIDGIMELPSTN